In the Candidatus Methanomethylicota archaeon genome, one interval contains:
- a CDS encoding zinc-binding dehydrogenase: MPMRAAILHEPLKLEIAEVETPKPRENEILVRVRAIGICPSDVRYYLGTGVHRLIEYGKDSYGLIGHEWSGEVCEIGPNVKGIDVGERIAQDHLVPCGMCRYCGMGLTNLCLNKVQYLRGFAEYALAYAPNAYKLSESVSFEEAAFAEPLSCVVHAQRIANIKPGDIVVIIGAGPMGLLHMQLAKLAGALVIITDMIKERVKKAKNLGADYAVDITEEDPVSLVKYVTNGIGADKVIVSIGGKRPIEQSFQITRKNGTIILFGGTVPPENVEINPNIIHYGEIIVTGSTDYTRDDFRVAISLINNHKLRLKELITHVFPLEKLKEAFETVVARKGLKVMVHP, encoded by the coding sequence ATGCCTATGAGGGCAGCAATCTTACATGAGCCATTAAAGCTTGAAATCGCTGAAGTTGAAACTCCGAAGCCAAGAGAAAATGAAATTCTTGTCAGGGTGAGAGCTATTGGCATATGTCCAAGTGATGTAAGGTATTATCTAGGGACTGGTGTACATAGACTTATTGAGTATGGGAAGGATAGCTACGGCTTGATTGGACATGAATGGAGTGGCGAGGTTTGTGAAATCGGTCCAAACGTCAAAGGAATAGATGTTGGAGAAAGGATAGCGCAGGATCATTTAGTCCCATGTGGTATGTGCAGGTATTGTGGTATGGGATTAACCAATCTATGCCTGAATAAAGTTCAATATTTAAGGGGATTTGCTGAATATGCCTTAGCATATGCGCCAAATGCATACAAACTATCAGAGAGTGTTTCATTTGAAGAGGCAGCTTTTGCTGAGCCGCTTTCATGCGTGGTACATGCTCAGAGGATAGCAAATATAAAACCAGGGGACATTGTAGTGATCATAGGTGCAGGCCCTATGGGATTGCTACACATGCAACTTGCAAAACTTGCTGGCGCACTAGTAATTATCACCGACATGATAAAGGAAAGAGTGAAAAAGGCAAAAAATCTTGGTGCAGATTATGCAGTAGACATTACAGAAGAGGATCCAGTTAGTCTTGTAAAATATGTTACAAATGGCATCGGCGCTGATAAGGTAATAGTTAGCATTGGAGGGAAGCGGCCAATTGAGCAATCCTTCCAAATAACTCGAAAAAACGGTACTATAATACTGTTTGGAGGCACTGTACCACCTGAAAACGTAGAGATTAACCCCAACATTATCCATTATGGCGAGATCATCGTAACCGGCTCAACAGATTATACTAGAGATGACTTTAGAGTGGCTATCAGTTTAATTAATAATCACAAGTTACGCTTAAAGGAGTTGATTACTCATGTTTTTCCTCTTGAAAAATT